The stretch of DNA GCCATGCCAGCCTCCTGTCTCAGCGAGAGCACTGACCAGGGAGTCATGGGGGTCAAATCAAAGGACACCTCCTGAGAGTATGGGAGCAAAGAGGAGGAGGTTGCTGTGTTGGGGTGCAGGTCAGAGGCAGCTGCACAGGTGGAAGGGCCTGTCAAGCAGAGAATTCATGAGCGGGAGGCTCCAAGGGTCCTGAGTGGTGGGGGGGGTGTGGCAGGTAGACACCTGGGGCGGGCCAGGCTGCAGGggagggcaatggggagccacAAGAAGCCAGGCACTGATGCCAGCCTGCGGGGTGTGGGCTCCTGAAGATTGGTGGTGAAATGGCCAAATCAGAGTTTGGAGGAGCCCTGGATAGTGGTGTGGAAGCAGACTGTGGTCTGGGGtgagcctggagcctggaggaGGTGGAGCCCGGAGGCTGTGGCTGCATTAggaggagagaagatggtggtAGGAGCCAGAGCGGGGGCGCCTGCAGAGGTCTGAGGGCAGTGTccccaggaggaaggagcagcaggTGGGTGCTATCCTGCCTTTCAGCTCAGGGCTTCAGCAGGCACCAGCCACAACAGCAGGCCCTACTGCCTGGGTACAGCCAGGGTTAATTCCGGAAAACCTGATCTCAGATGCAGACCAGCTGTGGTCTGTCCATGATAACTGATGGCCTGAGAGAGGGTGTCCCCAGCCAGATATGAGACCTGGGATGAGAAGCAGCCCTAGATGGCACTGGGCAAGCCCTCCATGTTAAGGGAACAGTcctgggaggagacagagaaggagcttccagggaggcaggagggaaaccAGGAGAGGAGCCTCAGGAGAGGATGGGAAAGGGCCAATTTCATAAGGACAGAGGGGCCCCCAGCACCTGGGTAGATAAAGACGAGGCTTGAGAGTGGCCACTGCATCCAGTGAGGGCCAACCACCCTGCAGTGGCCTTGAGTGTGCCAGAGAGCAAAGAAGTGGGAGTGTAGCTGTGGACGGCCCTTCCTGGGCCTGgactggggaggggccagggcaacAGGCCACATCTGGTGGGTGCTGGGGACATTTTTAGATGGAAAGCAGTAGAGAAGAACCCAGGAGAGGGGACACATTGCCCCGAGCAGCAGAACTGACTTTGGGCTGGTCTAGAGCAGGATAAAGTGGCCTTGGAAGACTCCCTTGGGACTGGCTGGTGGGAAAGGCTGCAGTGGAGGTGGTCACTGTTACTCACTCACCCAGCCTGACCTGAGGGCCTGCTGGGGGCAAGACAGGCCTGGAATGAAGACTTAGTGGTGAGTTCACTACACCATGCTGATTCTGAGGCAGTCCCAGTGGGCAGAAGGACGCAGGACTTTGcctggctcccttcctctcttctggaCATGTCAACTCTCTTGAGCAACCCCGCCTAAAACTTCCCTGAGGTGCCAAGAGAGCCAAGACATTGTCAGGAAGATGGAGAAACCATTTCTTCAGGTTGCACATGAGGCTGACCTCGCCCACTGTACAGAGAGCCCCCTGAGgcaacagcagagctgaggcaAGCCCCAGCCCACACCTGGCAGGTGGCCAGTGATGGGGCAGTTCAGGAAGGCTCCTGGTGGCACCTTTGCAACAGGCCCAGGCATAAAGGAGGGTCCTTCAGGCAGGGAGGCACCAGATTGGGGACCATGGAGACCCAGAAGGACAGCCTTCCCTGGCGGCGCTGGTCACTGTTGCTACTGCTGCTGGTCCTGGTGGTGCCTCCAGCCACTGCACAGGTCCTCAGCTATAATGAGGCCGTGCTCCGTGCCATAGAGGACCTCAACCAGCGTTCCTCGGAAGCTAGTCTCTACCGCCTCCTGGGGCTGGACCAGCAGCCACCTGATGGAGTGAGTTGGGGAGGGTGCCTGGGAGGGAGGCTCTGGGCCAGCCAGGTGGGCCACACTGCCACTGCCTTTGCTCTCGCAGGACATTAGAATCTATACTGTGCAAAGACATGCCCCTTCCACACCCCCATTCAGGCTACAGTGACTCCTGTGAGTTCCATGAACAAGAACGGGGGCACTGGGTCTGGGATGTGACTTCCCTGCATCAAGTTTCCTCTGGTCTTGCTTGTCTCCCACACAGGGATGCCCCTGTTCAGCCCTGGGCTGCCAGTGACAATGTCTTTCCTCCAGGAGGCCCCTGGTTTCTCTTGGTGCCCAGAGCTTGTCTGAGGTCTGCTGCTGTGATCTGTATGCTCGGCGAGGGCAGGAGTGGACTCTGTCCTGCTCAGCTCTGTCCCCCAGCACCCAACCTGGTGCCAGGGACACAGTCGGGGCTGCTGAAACCCTCTTATTTTAATGGGGATTCAGGGTGACAGATCAGAGAAGACAGGCTGCTGCCCAATCCTGGTCTCCCCACTCTCTCTTCTGGCCAGGACAAGAACCCAAACATCCCGAAGCCTGTGAGCTTCACAGTGAAGGAGACCGTGTGCCCCAGGACGACGCAGCTGCCACCAGAGCAGTGTGAATTCAAGGAGAATGGGGTGAGGCTGGGGCTTGGGGGCCCAGGGTGCCACCCAAGATGCTGAGCAATAGGCATCTGGAGAACAATTCCACACACTTTAACCCTCCTGGGGTGAGCCAGGAGGGTTAAAGCACAGAGATTCCAGTTTGACCTCAAGCCTGTTCTTTTCAGCTGGTGAAACAGTGTTTGGGGACAGTCACCCTGGCCCAGGCCAATGACTCCTTTGACATCAACTGTGCGGATGTGAGTGGCCCCTTCTGAGTTGTAGGGGCCCGTGGGTGGTAGAGCATGGAACATCCTATGGACCAATTAACCACGGCTCCATCCGTGGCCAAGAAAGCTGCCTACCCTGGGCTCCTCCCTCAGCCTgagccccaggtctccaggagtGGCTCTGCAATCCCTTAGAGtgatggttctcaaagtgtggccctcTCTGGGAACGATTAGAAATGTCAATTCTCAGGCCCTACTCAGACTTACTGACTCTGACTCTGGGGAGGGACCCAGGAATTTGTATTTAAGACTTCCTGTAGATTCTGACTCCGGCTGAAGTTTGGGCACTGCTGACGTAGAGATGAGTTTTCAGCCCAAGAACCAATCAGCGTTGCTGGgatgggctgtgtgaccttgggaagccactagccatctctgggcctcagcttcctcttctgtttaTGGGTGTAGCCATTCTACCACATGATCTGAAGGTCACCTCCAGGGGGTGAACTAGGGCCACAAGATTCCTGCGGTGTCTCAGGATGGGGTCCTGACCCTGAGTCCGGCCCCACTAAGAGCCTGTTTCTTCCTTGTGCACAGATCCAGGATGTGGGAATACGCAGCGGGGTGCAAAGGATTGTCGATAAGATTCGGGATATTGGCAGAAgaatcaatgattttttttctaatctattCCCCAGGGGAGTCTCCTAAGGGTCTGTATCACCCTGGTACCAACTTCTGGATTGAAAATTAAATTCTTGTGAAAGCAACTTTCTCCAGGCTTCAGTTTCACTTGACTTGCCTTCCCCCACTTACACCACCTACTCTGGGGGGCCGTGCGTGCGCATGTGTGGGCCTAACACAGGCATGGGCTGGGGCACCTTTTCCATCAAGGAGGACATGCGGGGAGGCACCAGGGCCCAGGGGTCCAGGACAGTGTTTCCATTCTCAAGGTCCTCCCAAACGGCCTACCATCCCTCCCGCCATCCTCGCTGAGTACCTAGTAGGGACTTAAGGAGATCTACTCCATGTGCAGCACTGCTGGGGTGCTGCTGAGCTGCCCCTGCTCACACGGAGGTGTGGAGGTGACCGTGGAGGGGGCGCCAGGCATTTGTTAAACACTCCCAGGGACGCAGTTCAGTCTCATGGCTGGCTGGGTTCTAAGGTCAGCAGGGTTCCAATGCCCATAAAGTTCCAATTCCTCTTGAAAATCGTAACTCTACAAAAGCCCTCCACACGGTGGGGTAGCCCTCACCAGGCACTCAGGGCAATCAGGTCTTTGGCGGGGGGCTGAGGAACCAGACCCCTGGAGATAAAGGTCTGCGTTTCCCTGGTAGGTGAGCATCTGTGACCTGTAAGTGCCGGTCTGGGTGGGGGGATTCCCATATGCTTGGTGAAGGGTGGGTATAAGACTCAGATATGGTCTTAGGTCTCCCTGTAGTGGAATGAGTTTTCTCTCCACTAATGCGCTTATATGGAGTGGCATAGAGATGGTGGCTGAGCCAGAAGGCCTGGCTCTGTGACATGCTGCACTCCAGGGAGATCATGTGCTGGCCCAGGCACGACCAGGGGAAGGCAGCCTCAGACAACCTTTATACTCCTTCTCACATCCCCTGGTCCacattattcttgtttttttaacattgattgattgattgattgattgattgagagaaggcaagggagggagagagagagggagagaaacatgcatgtgagagagacattgattggttgtctctcatatgtgcccca from Desmodus rotundus isolate HL8 chromosome 8, HLdesRot8A.1, whole genome shotgun sequence encodes:
- the CAMP gene encoding protegrin-2; this encodes METQKDSLPWRRWSLLLLLLVLVVPPATAQVLSYNEAVLRAIEDLNQRSSEASLYRLLGLDQQPPDGDKNPNIPKPVSFTVKETVCPRTTQLPPEQCEFKENGLVKQCLGTVTLAQANDSFDINCADIQDVGIRSGVQRIVDKIRDIGRRINDFFSNLFPRGVS